One Echeneis naucrates chromosome 1, fEcheNa1.1, whole genome shotgun sequence DNA segment encodes these proteins:
- the LOC115043444 gene encoding group XIIB secretory phospholipase A2-like protein isoform X2 — MECASTGVDMMDMGIPAMTKCCNQLDMCYDTCGSNKYRCDSKFRWCLHSICSDLKKSLGFVSKVEAACETVADTLFNTVWTLGCRPYMNSQRAACYCQGEDKDEL; from the exons ATGGACATGGGCATTCCTGCAATGACCAAATGTTGCAATCAGCTGGATATGTGTTACGACACTTGTGGCTCCAACAAGTATCGCTGTGACTCCAAATTCCGCTGGTGCCTCCACAGCATCTGCTCAGACCTCAAGAAGAGTCTCGGCTTTGTGTCCAAAGTTGAA GCAGCCTGTGAAACAGTGGCAGACACCTTGTTCAACACGGTTTGGACCCTGGGCTGCAGGCCTTACATGAACAGCCAGAGGGCAGCGTGCTACTGCCAAGGAGAAGATAAAgacgaactttaa
- the LOC115047722 gene encoding uncharacterized protein LOC115047722 yields the protein MNPPAWEDAFRRMQRHLAPPPYRAVNDLIYCEHSPCTADKSHNSTGVNVGWEELCPPSHNSDSKESEGQDPDGEPLEIDEEDAELMRKWKELREIEERIIFKKAAIALKTVEPFVKQTAAPGLSCYDQSATCQGGTLRDRVNRILKEQRSLGFLSEVGSSKRRMNSSSPVEDHPLKMRVKALMKQRSCDPYVLPTNTKVPDVKPPPPSQNSPSLDTKENSDYIGFQRFLSVLNKGVDIDLLSRIVNNDSEDLSLGEELINIHPTSAEHKPESSNSGASVLGRGQAKGGEAKNDRPSGESSENDRLSLSGDEEKTNDRGESSFRPSYQSNSPLAVKKKKEEKEKTKVEEQREQLKNILQTLGLSLEVEEMSKLTDRTQERLYGKKHEGRIADRSGEQEGQQRGFHRHYRDMSSSSRSTSRSPSPSRSCSHSRDSKLRRASDSMSSDGLTCKDCSLDSKEAQDTDSKDPKQSSYHHDHCDPYSQDQIYSNPQPPVFSDGSVSEYSQYTDYHSCTSHVATHSYSTCTQSGVPYLEPNSHLYPQITDLHPPGAEEASSMAYPYYDSSEDLNLLVNPDLSKSEGQLGSAGGRCLREISTMPSTSKHCLTQVIKGRRQNLAKMKKCQSWFLKLRESKQPKRQARQAMQNIDFAEKMQASQGDEDQEEATLSEDEERPPTEEEIKANLRKKICGPS from the exons ATGAATCCACCTGCCTGGGAAGATGCTTTCCGAAGAATGCAGAGACATCTGGCCCCTCCACCCTACCGTGCTGTCAATGACCTTATTTACTGTGAGCACTCACCATGCACTGCTGATAAATCACACAACAGCACAGGAGTAAATGTGGGGTGGGAGGAACTCTGTCCCCCCTCCCATAACTCTGACAGTAAGGAGTCGGAGGGCCAGGATCCAGATGGAGAACCTCTGGAAATAGACGAAGAGGATGCAGAGCTGATGAGAAAGTGGAAAGAGCTTAGAGAGATAGAGGAGCGGATAATATTTAAGAAAGCCGCCATTGCCCTAAAAACAGTTGAACCATTTGTAAAGCAGACGGCAGCACCAGGCCTTTCCTGTTATGATCAGTCAGCCACATGCCAAGGTGGAACTCTTCGAGACAGGGTCAATCGAATTTTGAAGGAACAACGCTCTCTCGGCTTCCTGTCAGAG GTCGGATCATCCAAAAGAAGAATGAACTCATCCAGCCCTGTTGAAGACCATCCCCTGAAAATGAGAGTGAAGGCACTGATGAAGCAGAGAAGTTGTGACCCTTACGTACTACCAACCAACACAAag GTCCCTGATGTCAAACCGCCTCCTCCCAGCCAGAACAGTCCTTCATTGGACACAAAGGAGAACAGTGACTACATTGGTTTCCAGCGCTTTCTCAGTGTGCTCAACAAAGGAGTGGATATTGACTTGCTCAGCAGAATCGTCAACAACGACAGTGAGGATCTTTCTTTAGGCGAGGAGCTCATCAACATTCATCCCACTTCTGCAGAGCACAAGCCTGAGTCATCTAACAGTGGAGCCTCAGTGCTTGGCCGTGGTCAGGCCAAAGGTGGAGAGGCAAAAAATGACCGGCCCAGTGGAGAGAGCTCTGAGAATGACAGACTCTCCCTGTCTGGCGATGAGGAGAAGACGAATGACAGAGGGGAAAGTTCTTTTCGCCCCAGTTATCAATCGAACTCTCCCCTGGCTgtcaaaaagaagaaggaggaaaaagaaaagacaaaggtgGAGGAGCAGCGGGAACAGCTGAAGAACATTTTACAAACTCTTGGATTGAGCTTGGAAGTGGAGGAGATGAGCAAACTAACAGACAGGACTCAGGAGAGGCTATACGGAAAGAAACATGAAGGCAGAATAGCTGACAGGAGTGGGGAGCAGGAGGGTCAACAGAGAGGATTCCACAGACATTACAGGGACATGTCCTCCTCTTCAAGGTCAACCTCGAGGAGTCCCAGCCCGTCTCGCAGTTGTTCCCACAGCAGAGACTCAAAACTTAGGCGAGCATCTGACTCCATGAGCAGCGATGGGTTAACGTGCAAAGATTGCAGCCTGGACAGTAAAGAAGCACAGGACACAGACAGCAAAGACCCCAAACAGAGCTCTTATCATCATGATCATTGTGATCCATATTCACAAGATCAGATTTATTCCAATCCCCAACCTCCTGTTTTTTCAGATGGTAGTGTGTCTGAGTACTCCCAATACACTGACTACCACAGTTGCACTTCTCATGTTGCTACACATTCTTACTCGACATGTACTCAGAGTGGCGTTCCCTACCTTGAACCAAACAGCCATCTTTATCCACAGATCACTGACCTTCACCCTCCTGGTGCCGAAGAGGCATCTAGCATGGCTTACCCCTATTATGATTCCTCTGAGGACTTGAACCTACTCGTGAATCCAGACCTGTCTAAAAGTGAAGGCCAGCTTGGATCAGCTGGAGGTCGGTGCCTCCGGGAAATTAGCACTATGCCGTCAACTTCTAAGCACTGTCTAACGCAAGTCATAAAGGGTCGCAGGCAGAACTTGGCAAAAATGAAGAAGTGTCAATCATGGTTTCTTAAGTTACGAGAGAGTAAGCAACCAAAAAGGCAGGCAAGACAAGCAATGCAGAATATAGACTTTGCAGAGAAGATGCAGGCTTCCCAGGGTGACGAAGATCAAGAGGAAGCCACGCTGTCAGAAGATGAAGAAAGGCCAccaacagaggaggaaataaaggCGAACCTGAGGAAAAAG ATCTGTGGACCATCATGA
- the LOC115047680 gene encoding cyclin-dependent kinase 12-like isoform X2 — protein sequence MYSSRSEHSHRRQYSERGSRQWDDCDRWEERHGAHRDGMGDSFQKYGRDGRGSRERTNRSRELSDSPNRWHSKDSLSREWKRRSPARRHMPSPDWGTAGRKRQRISEDDEDDYGSRREDKTYRHSQDSFSHFKHTRIQEEDCKFRKTSQESRHRRRHEEETYRPMSGHYKDGKSLEKSWECSEERTRSQEFSMKSRYKPRELDGSPSTDYEGHLEDRARFPLNESSGQSFESDVPNQSPTVPMEKSTRGFQRFLDVLNKGVNVAMLTKIVTQTSTKVSDQPCSSGSAADTADCPWSLSSAKKQQEKHDNCHVDETDGAWSLASPQGHHRSYSPLGCPPSDEKSLQRCDEGQSYDCSNSRSRSPSVVRKITLTPEDEHKHRQMQDVLQAIGMDLGSEELGQMTHRIQERLYGKKDNERGRHNLERRARDLRQACSPRRQSRSSSSSSRSNFSSLTRDSNLKNDSCNAQRDETEVDQVHVHQTVEYGQNGSSSFLQDSEKCESEESTAALQTFTPNTTCSLSEPPPKSVMPTYLPMNCLPPQYQTPPPALPPNFPHAAPSLFLPHLPPFLPYPHIPSLNIIPAALTQTMHLFPQTVSNQTSLFNLPNLNPVPSLNTTQKSKTQSRPRCLQVIETKQPG from the exons ATGTACTCAAGCAGGTCTGAGCACAGTCACAGACGACAGTACAGTGAGAGAGGGTCGAGGCAGTGGGATGACTGTGACAGATGGGAAGAAAGGCATGGAGCTCACAGAGATGGCATGGGGGATTCTTTTCAGAAATATGGCCGGGATGGACGTGGCAGCCGAGAGAgaacaaacagaagcagagagcTTAGTGACTCACCGAATAGGTGGCACAGTAAGGACTCATTGAGCAGGGAGTGGAAAAGGAGGAGTCCAGCTAGACGGCATATGCCCTCACCTGATTGGGGTACTGCTGGAAGGAAAAGGCAAAGAATATCAGAGGATGACGAAGATGACTACGGAAGCAGACGAGAGGATAAAACATACAGGCACTCACAGGACagcttttcacattttaaacataCACGGATACAGGAAGAGGATTGCAAATTCAGGAAAACGTCTCAAGAATCCAGACACAGACGTAGGCATGAGGAGGAAACCTACAGGCCAATGAGTGGGCATTACAAAGATGGCAAAAGTCTTGAAAAAAGTTGGGAATGCTCAGAAGAGAGGACACGATCACAGGAGTTCTCTATGAAG AGTCGTTACAAACCCAGAGAGCTGGATGGCAGCCCTTCCACAGATTACGAGGGTCATCTTGAAGATAGAGCAAGGTTTCCATTGAATGAATCTAGTGGACAG TCTTTTGAGAGTGATGTCCCCAACCAAAGTCCCACTGTTCCTATGGAGAAGTCAACTAGGGGTTTCCAACGTTTCCTCGATGTGCTCAACAAAGGTGTGAATGTCGCAATGCTCACCAAGATAGTGACTCAGACCTCAACAAAAGTCAGCGATCAACCATGTTCTTCAGGTTCTGCAGCAGACACTGCAGATTGTCCGTGGTCTCTCAGTTCTGCCAAGAagcaacaagaaaaacatgacaATTGTCATGTCGATGAGACTGACGGAGCTTGGAGCTTGGCTTCTCCACAAGGTCATCACAGGTCGTACAGCCCACTTGGATGCCCTCCTTCTGATGAGAAATCTTTGCAAAGATGTGATGAAGGGCAAAGCTATGATTGCTCAAACAGCAGATCTAGGTCTCCTTCGGTGGTGAGAAAGATAACCTTGACCCCTGAAGATGAGCACAAGCATAGGCAGATGCAAGATGTTCTGCAGGCCATAGGCATGGATTTGGGATCTGAAGAACTAGGCCAAATGACACATCGAATCCAGGAGCGGTTATATGGAAAGAAGGACAATGAGCGGGGCCGCCATAATCTGGAAAGGAGGGCAAGGGACTTAAGGCAAGCATGTTCGCCAAGACGTCAAAGTAGATCGTCGTCATCATCGAGCAGATCTAATTTCAGCTCTTTGACACGGGACAGTAATCTGAAAAATGACTCATGTAATGCTCAGAGGGATGAAACAGAGGTAGATCAAGTACATGTACATCAGACTGTAGAGTATGGCCAGAACGGCAGTAGTAGTTTCTTACAAGACAGTGAGAAATGTGAGAGTGAGGAAAGCACTGCTGCATTACAAACATTTACTCCAAATACCACATGCAGTTTGTCAGAACCTCCTCCTAAATCTGTGATGCCGACGTACCTTCCCATGAACTGTTTGCCTCCACAGTACCAAACTccacctccagctctgcctccaaaCTTCCCTCACGCTGCACCCAGCCTTTTTTTGCCACACCTACCTCCGTTCCTTCCATACCCCCATATCCCTTCCCTGAACATCATTCCAGCAGCACTCACTCAAACAATGCATCTATTTCCACAAACAGTTAGTAATCAGACATCCTTATTTAACCTGCCAAATTTAAACCCTGTACCATcactaaacacaacacaaaagtcaaaaacacaatcaaGGCCCCGGTGTTTGCAGGTCATTGAGACAAAACAACCTGGGTAA
- the LOC115047680 gene encoding cyclin-dependent kinase 12-like isoform X1, with protein MYSSRSEHSHRRQYSERGSRQWDDCDRWEERHGAHRDGMGDSFQKYGRDGRGSRERTNRSRELSDSPNRWHSKDSLSREWKRRSPARRHMPSPDWGTAGRKRQRISEDDEDDYGSRREDKTYRHSQDSFSHFKHTRIQEEDCKFRKTSQESRHRRRHEEETYRPMSGHYKDGKSLEKSWECSEERTRSQEFSMKVKQSKNYQSRYKPRELDGSPSTDYEGHLEDRARFPLNESSGQSFESDVPNQSPTVPMEKSTRGFQRFLDVLNKGVNVAMLTKIVTQTSTKVSDQPCSSGSAADTADCPWSLSSAKKQQEKHDNCHVDETDGAWSLASPQGHHRSYSPLGCPPSDEKSLQRCDEGQSYDCSNSRSRSPSVVRKITLTPEDEHKHRQMQDVLQAIGMDLGSEELGQMTHRIQERLYGKKDNERGRHNLERRARDLRQACSPRRQSRSSSSSSRSNFSSLTRDSNLKNDSCNAQRDETEVDQVHVHQTVEYGQNGSSSFLQDSEKCESEESTAALQTFTPNTTCSLSEPPPKSVMPTYLPMNCLPPQYQTPPPALPPNFPHAAPSLFLPHLPPFLPYPHIPSLNIIPAALTQTMHLFPQTVSNQTSLFNLPNLNPVPSLNTTQKSKTQSRPRCLQVIETKQPG; from the exons ATGTACTCAAGCAGGTCTGAGCACAGTCACAGACGACAGTACAGTGAGAGAGGGTCGAGGCAGTGGGATGACTGTGACAGATGGGAAGAAAGGCATGGAGCTCACAGAGATGGCATGGGGGATTCTTTTCAGAAATATGGCCGGGATGGACGTGGCAGCCGAGAGAgaacaaacagaagcagagagcTTAGTGACTCACCGAATAGGTGGCACAGTAAGGACTCATTGAGCAGGGAGTGGAAAAGGAGGAGTCCAGCTAGACGGCATATGCCCTCACCTGATTGGGGTACTGCTGGAAGGAAAAGGCAAAGAATATCAGAGGATGACGAAGATGACTACGGAAGCAGACGAGAGGATAAAACATACAGGCACTCACAGGACagcttttcacattttaaacataCACGGATACAGGAAGAGGATTGCAAATTCAGGAAAACGTCTCAAGAATCCAGACACAGACGTAGGCATGAGGAGGAAACCTACAGGCCAATGAGTGGGCATTACAAAGATGGCAAAAGTCTTGAAAAAAGTTGGGAATGCTCAGAAGAGAGGACACGATCACAGGAGTTCTCTATGAAGGTAAAGCAAAGTAAAAATTACCAG AGTCGTTACAAACCCAGAGAGCTGGATGGCAGCCCTTCCACAGATTACGAGGGTCATCTTGAAGATAGAGCAAGGTTTCCATTGAATGAATCTAGTGGACAG TCTTTTGAGAGTGATGTCCCCAACCAAAGTCCCACTGTTCCTATGGAGAAGTCAACTAGGGGTTTCCAACGTTTCCTCGATGTGCTCAACAAAGGTGTGAATGTCGCAATGCTCACCAAGATAGTGACTCAGACCTCAACAAAAGTCAGCGATCAACCATGTTCTTCAGGTTCTGCAGCAGACACTGCAGATTGTCCGTGGTCTCTCAGTTCTGCCAAGAagcaacaagaaaaacatgacaATTGTCATGTCGATGAGACTGACGGAGCTTGGAGCTTGGCTTCTCCACAAGGTCATCACAGGTCGTACAGCCCACTTGGATGCCCTCCTTCTGATGAGAAATCTTTGCAAAGATGTGATGAAGGGCAAAGCTATGATTGCTCAAACAGCAGATCTAGGTCTCCTTCGGTGGTGAGAAAGATAACCTTGACCCCTGAAGATGAGCACAAGCATAGGCAGATGCAAGATGTTCTGCAGGCCATAGGCATGGATTTGGGATCTGAAGAACTAGGCCAAATGACACATCGAATCCAGGAGCGGTTATATGGAAAGAAGGACAATGAGCGGGGCCGCCATAATCTGGAAAGGAGGGCAAGGGACTTAAGGCAAGCATGTTCGCCAAGACGTCAAAGTAGATCGTCGTCATCATCGAGCAGATCTAATTTCAGCTCTTTGACACGGGACAGTAATCTGAAAAATGACTCATGTAATGCTCAGAGGGATGAAACAGAGGTAGATCAAGTACATGTACATCAGACTGTAGAGTATGGCCAGAACGGCAGTAGTAGTTTCTTACAAGACAGTGAGAAATGTGAGAGTGAGGAAAGCACTGCTGCATTACAAACATTTACTCCAAATACCACATGCAGTTTGTCAGAACCTCCTCCTAAATCTGTGATGCCGACGTACCTTCCCATGAACTGTTTGCCTCCACAGTACCAAACTccacctccagctctgcctccaaaCTTCCCTCACGCTGCACCCAGCCTTTTTTTGCCACACCTACCTCCGTTCCTTCCATACCCCCATATCCCTTCCCTGAACATCATTCCAGCAGCACTCACTCAAACAATGCATCTATTTCCACAAACAGTTAGTAATCAGACATCCTTATTTAACCTGCCAAATTTAAACCCTGTACCATcactaaacacaacacaaaagtcaaaaacacaatcaaGGCCCCGGTGTTTGCAGGTCATTGAGACAAAACAACCTGGGTAA